In Triticum aestivum cultivar Chinese Spring chromosome 5B, IWGSC CS RefSeq v2.1, whole genome shotgun sequence, the following proteins share a genomic window:
- the LOC123115262 gene encoding internal alternative NAD(P)H-ubiquinone oxidoreductase A1, mitochondrial-like, which yields MAWSRIARSSQLSQSLSRIASEGGVPTPAASALRNAATLGPRSRHAASLFHSLACIGLADKCGAGAAGHLYGPSRSISATPARLLPAAAEPVAAEYSDTEDPAEAMAALPDLGPTGLKNKPRVVVLGSGRAACRFLKDVDTSVYNVVCVSPRNHMVFTPLLASTYVGTLEFRSVVEPVSRIQPALATRLGSYFFLANCTDIDTRKHEVYCTVAAGDEQLPTNPYRFRVAYDKLVIASGAEPLTFNIKGVQENAIFLREVNEAQQIRRKLLTNLMLLAPHHCL from the coding sequence ATGGCTTGGTCTAGGATCGCCAGGAGCTCGCAGCTGTCGCAGTCACTCTCGAGGATCGCGTCCGAGGGCGGTGTGCCCACCCCGGCGGCGTCCGCGCTGCGCAATGCGGCAACGCTGGGGCCACGGAGCCGCCACGCCGCGTCGTTGTTCCACAGCCTCGCGTGCATCGGCCTCGCCGACAAgtgcggcgcgggcgcggcgggcCATCTCTACGGCCCGAGCAGAAGCATCAGCGCGACCCCTGCGAGGCTGCTCCCCGCGGCAGCAGAGCCCGTGGCGGCGGAGTACTCCGATACCGAGGACCCCGCTGAGGCAATGGCGGCGTTGCCGGATCTGGGCCCAACGGGCCTCAAGAACAAGCCCCGCGTGGTGGTGCTCGGCTCCGGGCGGGCGGCGTGCCGGTTCCTCAAGGATGTTGACACCTCCGTCTACAACGTGGTGTGCGTGTCCCCGAGGAACCACATGGTGTTCACGCCGCTGCTTGCGTCGACGTACGTCGGCACGCTGGAGTTCCGGTCCGTGGTGGAGCCCGTCAGCCGCATCCAGCCGGCGCTCGCCACCCGCCTCGGATCATACTTCTTCCTGGCCAACTGCACCGACATCGACACGCGGAAGCACGAGGTGTACTGCACGGTGGCGGCCGGAGACGAGCAGCTGCCCACCAACCCCTACCGCTTCAGGGTGGCCTACGACAAGCTTGTGATCGCCAGCGGCGCCGAGCCGCTCACCTTCAACATCAAGGGCGTCCAAGAGAACGCAATCTTCCTCCGCGAGGTGAACGAGGCGCAGCAGATCAGGCGCAAGCTCCTCACCAACCTCATGCTGTTAGCTCCCCATCATTGCTTGTGA